One segment of Meleagris gallopavo isolate NT-WF06-2002-E0010 breed Aviagen turkey brand Nicholas breeding stock chromosome 8, Turkey_5.1, whole genome shotgun sequence DNA contains the following:
- the ARID5B gene encoding AT-rich interactive domain-containing protein 5B has product MFYSESNFAPPRKAEQGPRLPLRNQHSFLEPKLTHQTSRSRNPSRKSPKRTAVSPRARQAGCRGSTRTGTRYILFWKCHTCICCCELKRCRICKDARLNFPLPFLQITARRQWKHIYDELGGNPGSTSAATCTRRHYERLILPYERFIKGEEDKPLPPVKPRKQDNSSQEGDAKTKVSGTKRIKNENQKSKKEKDNAQKPQDASEVSSEQEKDQESADQKNFTEHPIVGETKQPSQGPPPLLPETAQPLPVEKTDMTENSSSSEKTKEEVPHSSSFSSISVPPDEDTMLDTTVTKRLHSSADTLEDTKPERRIHKAFTESLENEPSEMPFSTFPVQLPTQSDMEDDKLPEMADYIANCTVKVDQLGNEDIHNALKQAPKVLVVQNFDMFKEKELPGSMSDDSSFGYTPLLYSKGNPGIMSPLAKKKLLSQVSGATLSCSYPYGSPPPLISKKKLNSRDELSSSLSQGPHVLNSDPIAINRPSVIQHVQSFKSKEERKSINDVFKHDMLNKVDPQRCDFSQHHLSSLAESYVPKTDMQDCKDKMNEKRALQHSRVPSFLADFYSSPHLHNLYRHTEHHLNNEQTSKYLPRDMFRESENISTFTQHKHQEKLNLNYHPSLHQQEKKAAVEASSDDQPTDLSLPKSIHKQTAKAPGSSLSHSSMAQQEGKGISLFQAASSQAVSLDCNPKACRVSPMAMTAPKKHSELLHRSGKQAQRLENLRKMEGMVHPIIGCRMSPQNIGAARPLKRGLEELDKVISEKKVRAVSPLHLPKETSVKEKVPDVEGEGSKSLHSLHSGSVLESHKFPLSAPIFPGLYPGTLCTGLNNRLPPGYSHPLQYLKNQTVLSPLMQPLALHSLMVQRQFLTSPANSQQLYRHLAAATPVGSSYGDLLHNSIYPLAAINPQAAFPPSQLSSVHPSTKL; this is encoded by the exons ATGTTTTACTCCGAGTCCAACTTTGCACCGCCCAGAAAGGCTGAGCAAGGCCCGCGCCTGCCCCTAAGAAACCAACACTCGTTCCTTGAGCCTAAGCTAACGCACCAGACGTCACGAAGCCGAAACCCATCGCGCAAATCTCCCAAACGCACAGCGGTCTCCCCGCGGGCACGGCAGGCGGGCTGCCGCGGCAGCACGCGGACGGGAACACGC TACATACTGTTCTGGAAGTGTCACACATGCATTTGTTGTTGTGAACTCAAACGCTGTAGAATCTGTAAAGATGCAAGATTAAATTTTCCATTGCCATTTTTACAGATAACAGCCCGTCGACAATGGAAACATATTTATGATGAATTAGGTGGTAACCCTGGAAGCACAAGTGCTGCTACATGTACTCGCAGACATTATGAAAG ATTAATCCTGCCGTATGAAAGATTTAttaaaggagaggaagataagccactgcctccagtgaaaCCTCGAAAACAGGATAACAGTTCCCAGGAGGGCGATGCGAAAACAAAAGTGTCTGGAACAAAACGcatcaaaaatgaaaaccaaaagagcaagaaggagaAAGATAATGCACAGAAACCCCAAGATGCATCTGAG GTTTCATCAGAACAAGAGAAGGATCAAGAATCAGCAGACCAGAAAAATTTCACAGAACATCCTATAGTAGGAGAGACGAAACAACCTAGTCAAGGCCCTCCACCTCTTTTGCCAGAGACAGCTCAGCCACTGCCAGTGGAAAAGACAGACATGACAGAAAACAGTTCAAGCAGTGAGAAAACCAAGGAGGAAGTTCCTCATTCGTCATCTTTCTCAAGTATATCTGTGCCCCCGGATGAAGATACCATGCTGGATACCACTGTCACAAAACGACTGCACTCCTCAGCAGATACTCTGGAAGACACAAAGCCAGAACGAAGGATACACAAAGCTTTTACTGAGAGCTTAGAAAACGAACCTTCAGAAATGCCCTTCTCGACTTTCCCAGTCCAGCTGCCCACTCAAAGTGATATGGAAGATGATAAATTGCCAGAGATGGCTGATTACATTGCAAACTGCACAGTGAAAGTAGATCAGCTGGGAAACGAAGACATCCACAACGCACTGAAGCAAGCACCCAAAGTACTGGTGGTCCAGAACTTTGACATGTTCAAGGAGAAAGAGCTGCCTGGGTCCATGAGCGACGACTCCTCTTTTGGTTACACACCACTACTCTACTCAAAGGGTAATCCAGGCATTATGTCACCCCTGGCAAAGAAAAAGCTGCTGTCACAGGTCAGTGGGGCAACCTTATCATGTAGCTATCCTTACGGTTCTCCTCCACCTTTGattagcaaaaagaaattgAACAGCAGAGATGAACTGTCATCAAGCCTATCACAAGGTCCCCACGTCCTTAATTCTGATCCCATAGCAATTAATAGGCCATCAGTCATACAACACGTGCAGAGTTTTAAATccaaggaagaaaggaaatcaaTTAATGATGTTTTTAAACATGACATGCTAAATAAAGTGGATCCTCAGCGCTGTGATTTTTCACAACATCACCTCAGTTCTCTTGCTGAGTCGTACGTACCGAAGACAGATATGCAGGACTGCAAAGataaaatgaatgagaaaaggGCACTGCAGCACTCCCGTGTGCCCAGTTTCTTGGCAGATTTTTATTCATCACCTCATCTGCACAACCTTTATAGGCACACGGAACACCACCTTAATAATGAACAGACATCAAAGTACCTCCCCCGGGACATGTTCAGAGagtctgaaaatatttctacttttaCTCAACACAAACACCAagaaaaactaaatttaaaTTATCACCCATCTTTgcatcagcaagaaaaaaaggcGGCAGTGGAAGCCTCCTCAGATGATCAGCCAACAGATTTGAGTCTTCCAAAGAGCATACACAAACAGACTGCAAAGGCTCCTGGCTCCAGTCTCTCTCATTCATCTATGGCCCAGCAAGAAGGCAAAGGTATCTCCCTGTTCCAGGCTGCGAGCAGCCAGGCGGTGAGCCTAGACTGTAACCCCAAAGCTTGCCGCGTGTCCCCCATGGCCATGACTGCCCCTAAAAAACACAGTGAGTTACTCCACAGGTCTGGGAAGCAGGCACAGAGGCTGGAGAACCTGAGGAAGATGGAGGGGATGGTGCATCCTATCATTGGCTGCAGAATGAGCCCTCAAAACATCGGAGCTGCTCGGCCTTTGAAGCGAGGCCTGGAGGAATTGGACAaagtcatttcagaaaaaaaagtccgAGCTGTCTCTCCTCTGCACTTACCAAAGGAGACCtcagtgaaagaaaaggttCCCGATGTGGAGGGGGAAGGCAGCAAGTCGCTACACAGCCTGCATTCAGGCAGCGTTCTGGAGAGCCACAAATTTCCCCTCTCAGCCCCAATCTTCCCAGGCTTGTATCCAGGAACCCTGTGCACAGGGCTGAACAATCGCCTCCCGCCTGGGTATTCCCATCCTTTACAGTACTTGAAAAATCAGACCGTGCTCTCCCCACTAATGCAACCTTTGGCTCTCCATTCCCTCATGGTGCAGAGACAATTCCTCACATCCCCTGCAAATTCTCAGCAACTGTATAGACACTTAGCTGCAGCAACACCTGTAGGAAGCTCGTACGGTGACCTTTTGCATAACAGCATTTATCCGTTAGCTGCTATAAACCCTCAAGCTGCATTCCCACCTTCCCAGCTGTCCTCTGTACATCCCAGCACAAAACTGTAA